One region of Candidatus Binatus sp. genomic DNA includes:
- a CDS encoding MaoC family dehydratase — translation MAVRRIERGHYFEDFEVGHLFKHHWGRTITEGDNSFFSSVTMNFNPSYFNREYAQSLGYKNVVVNHMLVMNVVFGLSVEDLSERAIAHLGYEKMKWQETVYPGDTITSESLVLSKRDTSRPDRGVVKFRTTGYNQRGEKVLEYERPVLIRKRNPA, via the coding sequence ATGGCAGTGCGCAGAATCGAGCGTGGCCACTACTTCGAGGACTTCGAGGTCGGCCATCTTTTCAAGCATCATTGGGGACGCACGATCACCGAGGGCGACAACAGCTTCTTCTCCAGCGTCACCATGAACTTCAACCCGAGCTACTTCAATCGCGAGTATGCGCAGAGCCTCGGCTACAAGAACGTGGTCGTCAATCACATGCTGGTGATGAACGTGGTGTTCGGGCTTTCGGTCGAGGATCTGAGCGAACGCGCGATCGCCCATCTCGGCTACGAGAAAATGAAGTGGCAGGAGACGGTTTATCCCGGCGACACGATTACCTCCGAGTCGCTGGTGCTCTCCAAGCGCGACACTTCGCGGCCCGATCGCGGCGTGGTCAAGTTCCGCACCACCGGCTACAACCAGCGCGGCGAAAAGGTGCTCGAGTACGAGCGGCCGGTGCTGATTCGCAAGCGCAACCCGGCTTAG
- a CDS encoding CoA ester lyase: protein MYVLDKGARFVIPRTELTYPGHNMKLHVTAADAVKAPVDHVMADFEDACPYEFKGDKSHKVMVEALNRLDFGKKVVTVRPNNIHSKFFKGDMEAVVLGAPNRFHGIMLPKTRGPEEIREVSKLLDDLEKRGGWNYRLQIESLIETPHALIKAYEIATASDRMCGLVFGIADYAANLGIREIVENQNQNFHYSKQAVVVAAKAAGLHAIDNVYLRLWRNTDSPERVEQLQTALREKNVGAANLGMDGTWVIHPQQAEIANACYTPSREQVEEARRVIKLYHEKGGGSMADPKSGEMIDEATIKIGLMDLAKGAQAGMVSDTELREWSAKSREITGYDILELMRRVA, encoded by the coding sequence ATGTACGTATTGGATAAAGGCGCACGTTTCGTAATTCCACGCACCGAGCTGACCTATCCGGGTCACAACATGAAGCTGCATGTCACCGCCGCCGACGCGGTGAAAGCGCCGGTCGATCACGTGATGGCGGACTTCGAAGACGCGTGCCCGTATGAGTTCAAGGGCGACAAGAGCCACAAAGTGATGGTCGAGGCGCTCAACCGGCTGGACTTCGGCAAGAAGGTCGTCACGGTGCGGCCCAACAATATCCATTCGAAGTTCTTCAAGGGCGACATGGAGGCCGTCGTGCTCGGCGCGCCCAATCGCTTCCACGGCATCATGCTGCCGAAGACGCGCGGGCCCGAGGAAATTCGCGAAGTGTCGAAGCTGCTCGACGATCTCGAAAAGCGCGGCGGATGGAACTACCGGCTTCAGATCGAGTCGCTGATCGAGACGCCGCACGCGCTGATCAAGGCGTACGAGATCGCGACCGCATCGGATCGGATGTGCGGGCTGGTGTTCGGCATCGCGGACTACGCCGCAAATCTGGGCATCCGCGAGATCGTCGAGAATCAGAATCAGAACTTTCACTACTCGAAGCAGGCGGTGGTGGTCGCGGCCAAGGCCGCCGGGCTGCACGCGATCGACAACGTCTATCTGCGGCTGTGGCGCAACACGGATTCACCCGAGCGGGTCGAGCAACTACAGACGGCGCTGCGCGAGAAGAACGTCGGCGCCGCGAACCTCGGGATGGACGGCACCTGGGTGATACATCCGCAGCAGGCGGAGATCGCCAACGCGTGCTACACGCCCAGCCGCGAGCAGGTCGAGGAGGCGCGCCGCGTGATCAAGCTCTACCACGAGAAGGGGGGCGGCTCGATGGCCGATCCCAAATCGGGCGAGATGATTGACGAGGCGACGATCAAAATCGGGCTGATGGACCTGGCCAAGGGGGCGCAGGCCGGGATGGTGTCGGACACGGAGCTTCGCGAGTGGTCGGCGAAGAGCCGCGAGATCACCGGCTACGACATCCTCGAGCTGATGCGCCGGGTCGCGTAG
- a CDS encoding MaoC family dehydratase yields MSITNDGSYFEDFTVGDTLVHQRGRTITEADNHIFTSLVMNTAELHFNQDLIDKNPGAYVGGKLLVYGGVVLAFTVGLASEDTSENAIAEVEMDNGKHTNPVFHGDTIYAESTVLEKRDAERPDAGLVKFKLIGKKPDGTVVVEIERTVLIKRKLHYLHP; encoded by the coding sequence ATGAGCATCACCAACGACGGCAGCTACTTCGAGGATTTCACGGTCGGCGACACGCTGGTCCATCAGCGCGGCCGCACGATCACTGAGGCTGATAATCACATCTTCACTTCGCTGGTGATGAACACGGCCGAGCTGCACTTCAACCAGGATTTGATCGACAAGAATCCGGGCGCCTACGTCGGCGGCAAGCTGCTGGTGTACGGCGGCGTGGTGCTGGCGTTCACGGTCGGCCTGGCGTCGGAAGACACCAGCGAGAACGCGATCGCCGAAGTCGAGATGGACAACGGCAAGCATACCAACCCGGTCTTTCATGGCGACACGATTTACGCCGAATCGACCGTGCTGGAGAAGCGCGATGCGGAGCGGCCCGACGCGGGACTGGTGAAGTTCAAACTGATTGGCAAGAAACCCGACGGCACCGTGGTCGTCGAAATCGAGCGCACCGTATTGATCAAGCGCAAGCTGCACTACCTTCACCCCTGA
- the ccrA gene encoding crotonyl-CoA carboxylase/reductase, with product MSRKEIYEIGQVPPIGHVPKQMYAQVIRAERFGDPKHAFKIEKIAVPEIRADEVLIYVMAAGVNFNNVWAALGSPLDVIAARKKANYDHSDFHIGGSDASGIVYAVGRDVHNVKVGDRVVIHCGVWDRNSPAVRGGDDPMYDPSFKIWGYETNWGSFAQFARVQAHQCMPKARHLTWEEAAGPTLVGATAFRMLMGWPPHVVRRGDVVLIWGASGGLGCMAIQIVKAEGGIPVGIVGDDRKIDYCVRLGAKGCINRKKHLHWGMMPHWKETAAYNKWAAQCRGFGKAIWDIVGERKNPRIVFEHPGEDTISTSVFVCDTGGMVVICAGTTGYNAVVDLRYLWMRQKRLQGSHFANDEQAYAFNQLVLDGKIDPCVARIYRFDEIPECHQAMHENRAPEGKMVALVGAPTPGLKDLPA from the coding sequence ATGAGCCGTAAGGAAATCTACGAGATCGGCCAGGTGCCCCCAATCGGGCACGTGCCAAAACAAATGTACGCGCAGGTAATCCGCGCGGAGAGATTCGGCGACCCCAAGCACGCATTCAAGATCGAGAAGATCGCCGTGCCGGAAATCCGCGCCGACGAAGTGCTGATTTACGTGATGGCGGCGGGTGTGAATTTCAACAACGTGTGGGCGGCGCTCGGCTCGCCGCTCGACGTGATCGCCGCGCGCAAGAAAGCCAACTACGACCATTCGGATTTTCATATCGGCGGCAGCGACGCGTCGGGGATCGTCTATGCCGTCGGCCGCGACGTGCACAACGTCAAGGTCGGCGACCGCGTCGTGATTCATTGCGGCGTTTGGGACCGCAACTCGCCCGCGGTGCGGGGCGGCGACGATCCGATGTACGACCCGTCGTTCAAGATTTGGGGTTACGAAACCAACTGGGGAAGCTTCGCGCAGTTCGCGCGCGTGCAGGCGCATCAGTGCATGCCCAAGGCCAGGCATCTCACCTGGGAAGAAGCAGCGGGGCCGACCCTGGTGGGCGCAACCGCGTTCCGGATGCTGATGGGATGGCCGCCGCACGTCGTGCGCCGCGGCGACGTTGTCCTGATTTGGGGCGCGTCGGGCGGCCTGGGATGCATGGCGATTCAGATCGTCAAGGCCGAAGGCGGAATTCCAGTCGGCATCGTCGGCGACGATCGCAAAATCGATTACTGCGTCAGGCTCGGCGCCAAGGGCTGCATCAATCGGAAAAAACATCTGCATTGGGGCATGATGCCGCATTGGAAGGAAACCGCGGCGTACAACAAGTGGGCCGCGCAATGCCGCGGGTTTGGCAAAGCGATCTGGGACATCGTCGGCGAGCGGAAAAATCCGCGCATCGTATTCGAGCATCCCGGCGAAGACACCATTTCAACTTCCGTGTTCGTCTGCGACACGGGCGGAATGGTCGTGATCTGCGCCGGCACCACCGGCTACAACGCGGTGGTGGACCTGCGCTACTTGTGGATGCGGCAGAAGCGCCTGCAGGGCTCGCACTTCGCCAACGACGAGCAGGCCTACGCCTTCAATCAGCTCGTGCTCGACGGCAAGATCGATCCATGCGTCGCCAGGATCTACCGATTCGACGAGATCCCGGAATGCCACCAGGCGATGCATGAAAATCGCGCGCCCGAGGGCAAGATGGTGGCGCTGGTCGGCGCACCGACGCCCGGCCTGAAGGATCTCCCGGCGTAA
- a CDS encoding acyl-CoA dehydrogenase family protein — protein MPLVTPEHEIIRRSVREFVEAEIKPIANDLDRQNKEIPEHILKQMAELGYFGVIFPAEEGGMGLDYISMAIVTEELSRGWLSVGSVMTRNIITGTLISAHGTPEQKKKFLPPIARGELMTAAAFTEPDSGSDTASFKTRAVKQGDGYLITGAKMWCTFANRAHMLTVMTRTDPDMSKRHKGLSLILFEKQPGDDFMPPTLTGSPIPTIGYHGMRSYALQFDDAYAPAANLIGGREGQGFYQLMASYEAARIQTAARGVGVAQAAFECAVKYAKDRKQFGQPIGDFQVIRHKLAHMAVEIEAARQLCYFAAAEKDTGKRCDYEAGLAKAFAAEMAERVTREAMQVHGGYGYSMEFEVQRFWRDARVLSIFEGTSEIQYEVIGRRIMEQN, from the coding sequence ATGCCTCTGGTCACGCCTGAGCATGAAATTATCCGGCGCTCGGTCCGCGAGTTCGTCGAGGCCGAGATCAAGCCGATCGCCAACGACCTCGATCGCCAGAACAAGGAAATCCCCGAACACATCCTCAAGCAGATGGCCGAGCTCGGCTACTTCGGCGTGATCTTTCCCGCCGAAGAAGGCGGCATGGGCCTTGATTACATCTCGATGGCGATCGTCACCGAGGAGTTGTCGCGCGGATGGCTCAGCGTCGGCTCGGTGATGACGCGCAACATCATCACCGGCACACTGATCAGCGCCCACGGCACGCCCGAGCAGAAAAAGAAATTCCTGCCGCCGATCGCGCGCGGCGAGCTTATGACCGCGGCCGCATTCACCGAGCCTGACTCGGGCAGCGACACGGCGTCTTTCAAAACGCGCGCGGTCAAACAGGGCGACGGTTATCTGATCACGGGCGCGAAGATGTGGTGCACGTTTGCCAATCGCGCGCACATGCTGACCGTGATGACGCGCACCGACCCGGACATGTCGAAGCGGCACAAGGGACTGTCGCTGATCCTGTTCGAGAAGCAGCCGGGCGACGACTTCATGCCGCCGACTTTGACCGGCTCGCCGATTCCCACCATCGGCTACCATGGGATGCGCAGTTACGCGCTGCAGTTCGACGACGCCTACGCGCCGGCGGCGAACCTGATTGGCGGCCGGGAAGGGCAGGGCTTCTACCAATTGATGGCGAGTTACGAGGCGGCGCGAATCCAGACCGCGGCGCGCGGCGTGGGCGTGGCGCAGGCGGCGTTCGAATGCGCGGTCAAGTATGCGAAAGACCGCAAGCAGTTCGGCCAGCCGATCGGCGACTTCCAGGTGATCAGGCACAAGCTGGCGCACATGGCGGTCGAGATCGAGGCCGCGCGGCAGCTTTGCTACTTCGCCGCCGCCGAAAAAGACACCGGCAAGCGATGCGACTACGAGGCCGGACTGGCCAAGGCGTTTGCTGCCGAGATGGCCGAGCGGGTCACGCGCGAGGCGATGCAGGTGCATGGCGGCTACGGATACTCGATGGAGTTCGAGGTGCAGCGCTTCTGGCGCGACGCGCGGGTGCTGTCGATCTTCGAGGGCACCAGCGAGATCCAGTACGAGGTCATCGGCCGGCGTATCATGGAGCAGAACTGA